From the genome of Phyllostomus discolor isolate MPI-MPIP mPhyDis1 chromosome 12, mPhyDis1.pri.v3, whole genome shotgun sequence, one region includes:
- the LOC114511169 gene encoding cytochrome P450 2G1 isoform X1 — protein MELGGTFTMLLTLCLFCLLILIAWKQISKGGKLPPGPTPIPFLGNLLQIRTDATFQSLMKLREKYGPVFTVYMGPRPVVVLCGHEAVKEALVDQAEEFSGRGELASIERNFQGHGVALANGDRWRILRRFSLTILRDFGMGKRSIEERIQEEAGFLLEELRKTKGAPTEPTFFLSRTVSNVISSVVFGSRFDYEDKQFQKLLQMINQSFIEMSTPWAQLYDMYSGIMQYLPGRHNRIYYLVEGLKDFIASRVKINEESFDPQNPRDFIDCFLIRMHQDKNNPNTEFTLKNLVLTTLNLFFAGTETVSSTLRYGFLLLMKHPEVEAKIHEEIDQVIGPHRIPSVDDRVKMPYTDAVIHEIQRMTDIVPLGVPHNVIRDTHFRGYLLPKGTDVFPLLGSVLKDPKYFRYPDAFYPQHFLDEQGRFKKNEAFVPFSSGKRICLGEAMARMELFLYFTSILQNFSLRPLVPPADIDITPKISGFGNIPPTYELCLMAR, from the exons ATGGAGCTGGGAGGGACCTTCACCATGCTTCTGACACTCTGCTTGTTTTGTCTGCTCATCCTCATTGCCTGGAAGCAGATCAGCAAGGGGGGAAAACTGCCTCCAGGTCCCACACCGATACCCTTCCTGGGGAACCTGTTACAAATCCGTACAGATGCTACCTTTCAGTCTCTCATGAAG CTCAGGGAGAAATATGGCCCAGTCTTTACTGTGTACATGGGTCCCCGGCCAGTAGTTGTTTTATGTGGACATGAAGCAGTGAAGGAGGCCCTGGTAGACCAAGCAGAGGAGTTCAGTGGCCGTGGAGAATTGGCTTCAATAGAACGAAACTTCCAAGGTCATG GTGTAGCTCTGGCTAATGGAGATCGATGGAGGATTCTCCGACGCTTCTCTCTGACCATTCTTCGGGACTTCGGGATGGGAAAGCGCAGCATTGAGGAGCGGATCCAGGAGGAGGCTGGCTTCCTACTAGAGGAATTACGGAAGACCAAGG GTGCCCCGACTGAACCCACTTTCTTCCTGAGCCGCACTGTCTCCAACGTCATCAGTTCCGTTGTCTTCGGGAGCCGCTTTGACTATGAGGACAAGCAATTCCAGAAGCTGCTGCAGATGATCAACCAGAGCTTCATTGAGATGAGCACACCCTGGGCACAG CTATATGACATGTATTCCGGAATAATGCAATATCTGCCAGGGAGGCACAATCGCATCTACTACTTGGTAGAGGGGCTCAAGGACTTCATTGCCTCTAGGGTCAAGATCAACGAGGAATCCTTTGACCCACAGAACCCTCGAGACTTCATTGACTGCTTCCTCATCAGGATGCACCAG GATAAAAATAATCCCAACACAGAATTCACCCTCAAGAACTTGGTCCTCACCACTCTCAACCTCTTCTTTGCTGGCACAGAGACTGTGAGCTCTACACTACGCTATGGATTTCTGCTGTTAATGAAGCATCCTGAGGTGGAAG cAAAGATCCACGAGGAGATTGACCAGGTGATTGGACCACATCGGATACCAAGTGTGGATGACCGAGTCAAGATGCCCTACACAGATGCTGTGATCCATGAGATACAGAGAATGACAGATATTGTGCCCCTGGGTGTCCCACATAATGTCATCCGGGACACTCATTTCCGAGGCTACCTTCTGCCCAAG GGCACTGACGTGTTCCCCCTGCTTGGCTCAGTTCTCAAAGACCCCAAATACTTCCGCTACCCAGATGCCTTCTATCCCCAACACTTCTTGGATGAGCAGGGCCGCTTCAAGAAGAATGAAGCCTTTGTGCCTTTTTCTTCTG GAAAGCGCATCTGCCTGGGCGAGGCCATGGCCCGCATGGAACTCTTCCTCTACTTCACCTCCATCCTTCAGAATTTCTCCCTGCGCCCACTGGTGCCACCTGCTGACATCGATATCACCCCCAAGATCTCAGGCTTTGGCAACATCCCCCCAACCTATGAGCTCTGCCTGATGGCCCGCTGA
- the LOC114511169 gene encoding cytochrome P450 2G1 isoform X2, which translates to MELGGTFTMLLTLCLFCLLILIAWKQISKGGKLPPGPTPIPFLGNLLQIRTDATFQSLMKLREKYGPVFTVYMGPRPVVVLCGHEAVKEALVDQAEEFSGRGELASIERNFQGHGAPTEPTFFLSRTVSNVISSVVFGSRFDYEDKQFQKLLQMINQSFIEMSTPWAQLYDMYSGIMQYLPGRHNRIYYLVEGLKDFIASRVKINEESFDPQNPRDFIDCFLIRMHQDKNNPNTEFTLKNLVLTTLNLFFAGTETVSSTLRYGFLLLMKHPEVEAKIHEEIDQVIGPHRIPSVDDRVKMPYTDAVIHEIQRMTDIVPLGVPHNVIRDTHFRGYLLPKGTDVFPLLGSVLKDPKYFRYPDAFYPQHFLDEQGRFKKNEAFVPFSSGKRICLGEAMARMELFLYFTSILQNFSLRPLVPPADIDITPKISGFGNIPPTYELCLMAR; encoded by the exons ATGGAGCTGGGAGGGACCTTCACCATGCTTCTGACACTCTGCTTGTTTTGTCTGCTCATCCTCATTGCCTGGAAGCAGATCAGCAAGGGGGGAAAACTGCCTCCAGGTCCCACACCGATACCCTTCCTGGGGAACCTGTTACAAATCCGTACAGATGCTACCTTTCAGTCTCTCATGAAG CTCAGGGAGAAATATGGCCCAGTCTTTACTGTGTACATGGGTCCCCGGCCAGTAGTTGTTTTATGTGGACATGAAGCAGTGAAGGAGGCCCTGGTAGACCAAGCAGAGGAGTTCAGTGGCCGTGGAGAATTGGCTTCAATAGAACGAAACTTCCAAGGTCATG GTGCCCCGACTGAACCCACTTTCTTCCTGAGCCGCACTGTCTCCAACGTCATCAGTTCCGTTGTCTTCGGGAGCCGCTTTGACTATGAGGACAAGCAATTCCAGAAGCTGCTGCAGATGATCAACCAGAGCTTCATTGAGATGAGCACACCCTGGGCACAG CTATATGACATGTATTCCGGAATAATGCAATATCTGCCAGGGAGGCACAATCGCATCTACTACTTGGTAGAGGGGCTCAAGGACTTCATTGCCTCTAGGGTCAAGATCAACGAGGAATCCTTTGACCCACAGAACCCTCGAGACTTCATTGACTGCTTCCTCATCAGGATGCACCAG GATAAAAATAATCCCAACACAGAATTCACCCTCAAGAACTTGGTCCTCACCACTCTCAACCTCTTCTTTGCTGGCACAGAGACTGTGAGCTCTACACTACGCTATGGATTTCTGCTGTTAATGAAGCATCCTGAGGTGGAAG cAAAGATCCACGAGGAGATTGACCAGGTGATTGGACCACATCGGATACCAAGTGTGGATGACCGAGTCAAGATGCCCTACACAGATGCTGTGATCCATGAGATACAGAGAATGACAGATATTGTGCCCCTGGGTGTCCCACATAATGTCATCCGGGACACTCATTTCCGAGGCTACCTTCTGCCCAAG GGCACTGACGTGTTCCCCCTGCTTGGCTCAGTTCTCAAAGACCCCAAATACTTCCGCTACCCAGATGCCTTCTATCCCCAACACTTCTTGGATGAGCAGGGCCGCTTCAAGAAGAATGAAGCCTTTGTGCCTTTTTCTTCTG GAAAGCGCATCTGCCTGGGCGAGGCCATGGCCCGCATGGAACTCTTCCTCTACTTCACCTCCATCCTTCAGAATTTCTCCCTGCGCCCACTGGTGCCACCTGCTGACATCGATATCACCCCCAAGATCTCAGGCTTTGGCAACATCCCCCCAACCTATGAGCTCTGCCTGATGGCCCGCTGA